The Engystomops pustulosus chromosome 4, aEngPut4.maternal, whole genome shotgun sequence genome contains a region encoding:
- the LOC140125653 gene encoding TRPM8 channel-associated factor homolog produces MASSEDYYSLVKDVKKLDFSGSSVPCNLLLTGDTAFPVLVSPQKHVLIAASKYGKGRIVVMTHETYMDHPQFMDFLKNAVSWLKPFSEAVIGVDKSLSNLEQTLLASGHKVEKISGLQKELGVLCTTGYEESQAAEIVSFVKEGGGLLIAAQAWHWSYKHKTVNVLFHFPGNNIISVAGVYFTDNYGEKGIFDISDKMPNTPWYNNVDFSTELKVLLQGVTNLDISGSSIPSELLLHGSLTFPVGMTDGYQCFVGAAFYGRGRVVVEGHEAFLSKPELTTLTLNTISWLDSGRKGKIGVNKDLKDLAHILKTEGLSCIVSDLVPGLSVYCCTSYSDGEKEKIQQFVAEGGGLLVAGQSWYWSYSNSNAVSQYPGNKILNKFGISILPSTVERKLYKALDPQEAANTYHFLRALCPVLRDLTSGAELKLHLSSWLSQLRKDVASFLKLPVSPVIASLRQELSSLVQSCILPNVSETHPVKSCSKEALIMCLAHEVSCLDDPALCNIHCTDKDGVTVEIDATNHGDDAWRSTGLYLPGRKTAILVFPASAAGKGLQVQVGCHSDDLSSAEELCRAPVVVHRKNVDGEKVVISSIWGGLLYVIVKGKSDLGTVPVTVYGAEPAPTFIKGQTNLSSWMDEIRKYPAPWAELITENIILTVPSDVIRSLDNPEALLSEWDTIMNAIADLAAVPKKFLRPERIVADVQISAGWMHAGYPIMCHLPSATPITGLQCMKKDGIWGPIHELGHNQQQRAWEFPPNTTEATCNLWSVYVHENVLGIPRDKAHPSLKPAERDACIKLYLKNGAKLADWSVWTALETYLQLQEGFGWDPFKRLFSEYQTMSNVSTDNKNKMNLWAKKFSQAVNKNLTPFFQAWGWPIDEDVSQALSTLPPWEENPMKPFVGLK; encoded by the exons ATGGCTTCTAGTGAGGATTACTACTCCCTTGTAAAGGATGTAAAAAAACTAGATTTCTCGGGGAGCAGTGTGCCCTGCAACCTTCTTCTGACAGGTGACACTGCATTCCCTGTGCTAGTGAGCCCTCAAAAACATGTCCTTATTGCTGCCTCGAAGTATGGAAAAGGACGAATTGTTGTCATGACCCATGAAACATATATGGACCATCCTCAATTCATGGATTTCCTGAAGAATGCAGTATCTTGGCTGAAACCCTTCTCAGAAGCAGTAATTGGCGTCGATAAAAGTTTGAGCAATTTGGAACAGACACTCTTGGCATCTGGACATAAGGTTGAAAAGATCTCTGGTCTGCAGAAAGAGTTAGGAGTGCTTTGTACCACCGGTTATGAGGAGAGTCAAGCAGCAGAGATTGTATCTTTTGTGAAAGAAGGTGGTGGCCTTCTTATTGCAGCTCAAGCTTGGCACTGGTCCTACAAACACAAAACAGTTAATGTTCTGTTTCATTTTCCGGGAAATAACATAATTTCTGTTGCTGGAGTTTATTTTACAGACAATTATGGAGAAAAAGGAATTTTTGATATCAGTGATAAAATGCCAAATACACCATGGTACAATAA TGTGGACTTTTCAACAGAACTAAAGGTTCTTCTGCAAGGTGTAACCAATCTGGACATcagtggcagtagtattccttcAGAACTTCTACTCCATGGTTCTTTAACATTCCCAGTTGGAATGACTGATGGCTATCAGTGCTTTGTAGGTGCTGCTTTTTATGGCAGAGGGCGTGTGGTTGTTGAGGGACATGAAGCATTTTTATCTAAACCGGAACTTACGACTCTCACTCTAAACACAATTTCTTGGTTAGACTCGGGTAGAAAGGGAAAGATTGGTGTAAATAAAGACCTGAAAGACCTTGCACACATCTTAAAGACTGAAGGGTTATCTTGCATAGTATCCGATTTAGTTCCTGGTCTCAGTGTCTACTGCTGTACTTCTTACAGTGATggtgaaaaagaaaaaatccagcaGTTTGTAGCAGAAGGAGGAGGTCTTCTTGTTGCTGGACAGTCTTGGTACTGGTCCTACTCCAATTCAAATGCAGTTTCTCAATATCCAGGCAATAAAATCCTTAACAAGTTTGGAATAAGTATTCTACCCAGTACAGTAGAACGAAAATTGTATAAAGCATTGGATCCTCAGGAAGCAGCTAACACATATCATTTCCTCAGAGCATTGTGCCCAGTTTTGAGGGATCTGACTAGTGGAGCTGAGTTAAAACTACATCTGAGTTCCTGGTTGTCCCAGCTTAGAAAGGATGTAGCTAGTTTTTTGAAGTTACCAGTAAGTCCTGTAATTGCATCGCTACGACAAGAGCTTTCATCCCTAGTTCAATCATGTATCTTACCAAATGTTAGTGAAACACATCCAGTGAAAAGCTGCTCTAAAGAAGCTCTTATCATGTGCTTAGCCCACGAAGTTAGCTGTCTGGATGATCCAGCTTTGTGCAATATTCATTGCACAGACAAGGACGGTGTTACAGTAGAGATTGATGCTACAAATCACG GTGATGATGCATGGAGAAGTACTGGGCTGTACCTGCCTGGCAGAAAAACAGCAATACTTGTGTTCCCAGCTTCAGCTGCAGGCAAAGGTCTTCAG GTACAGGTTGGCTGCCACTCTGATGACCTAAGTTCAGCAGAAGAGTTGTGCCGTGCTCCAGTGGTTGTGCACAGAAAGAATGTTGATGGTGAAAAGGTTGTGATATCCTCTATCTGGGGAGGACTTCTGTATGTTATTGTCAAGGGGAAAAGTGATCTAGGGACTGTTCCAGTTACAGTCTATGGAGCTGAACCAGctccaacatttattaaag GTCAGACCAATCTTTCATCATGGATGGATGAAATTCGCAAATACCCAGCACCTTGGGCTGAATTAATAACAGAGAATATAATTTTGACTGTCCCCTCTGATGTCATACGGTCCTTGGACAATCCAGAAGCATTGTTATCTGAATGGGACACGATTATGAATGCAATAGCTGATCTTGCCGCAGTTCCCAAAAAATTTCTACGACCTGAGAGAATTGTCGCAGATGTGCAAATCTCAGCAG GATGGATGCATGCTGGGTACCCTATCATGTGCCATCTGCCATCAGCAACTCCAATAACAGGCTTACAATGTATGAAAAAAGACGGAATATGGGGACCGATACATGAACTTGGACACAATCAGCAGCAGCGAGCATGGGAATTCCCTCCTAACACTACAGAAGCAACATGCAACCTGTGGTCCGTATATGTACATGAAAATGTGTTGGGAATCCCTCGGGATAAAGCTCATCCTTCCCTAAAACCAGCAGAGAGGGATGCCTGTATAAAACTGTATTTGAAGAATGGAGCAAAGCTGGCAGATTGGAGTGTGTGGACAGCACTTGAGACTTATCTTCAG CTACAAGAAGGCTTTGGCTGGGATCCCTTTAAGCGTCTTTTCTCTGAGTACCAGACCATGTCAAATGTAAGCACTGACAATAAAAATAAGATGAATCTCTGGGCAAAGAAGTTCTCCCAAGCAGTCAATAAAAACCTGACCCCATTCTTCCAGGCCTGGGGATGGCCCATTGATGAAGATGTCAGCCAGGCATTGTCCACATTGCCTCCATGGGAAGAAAACCCAATGAAGCCTTTTGTTGGGCTGAAGTAA